A segment of the Ictalurus punctatus breed USDA103 chromosome 24, Coco_2.0, whole genome shotgun sequence genome:
AAGAAGGTCATGGGAATTCAAGGCTATTTGATGtgcgtggggagtgaaggctagcacgtctggtccaatcccacagaaactgctgaaaaagttaattctGGCTCTGATGgaaagatgtcagaacacagtgTTTCACAGCTGGCTGTGTGTGGAGCTGCGTAGCAGACGGGTCGGAGTGCCCATGCTgtcccctgtccaccaccaaatTCAAATACAAcaggcacatgagcatcagaactggaccatggagcaatggaagaatgTGGCCCGGTCTGATGAATCccgttttcttttaaatcatgTACACGGCCGGGTGCATGCgagtcgcttacctggggacgagatggcaccaggatgcactatgggaagaaggcgagcccGTGGAGGCGATGTGATGCTCtcggcaatgttctgctgggaaaccttgggtcctggtattcatgtggatgtgactttgacacgtaccacctacctaaacattgttgcagaccaactacaccccttcatggcagcgGTATTCcgtaatggcagtggcctctttcagcaggatagtGCTCcctatgtaaaatgtaaaaattgttcaggaacggttttaGGACCATGACAAAGAGTttaaggtgttgactcggcctccaaattcccagatctcaatctgatcgagcatctgtgggatgttctggacaaacaagtcggATCCATGGAGCCCCCacatcacaacttacaggacttaaaagatctgctgctaacgtcttggtcccagataccacagcacaccttcagaggtcttatggagtccatgccttgacgggtcagagctgtttggCAGCACAGGGgggatctacacaatattaggcagatggtttaatgttatggctgatcggtgtattcCTGTACACATTTCATTAAATGAGCCTATTTGAATAGTTATAAAAGTTTTGCAGCCAGAGacacatttattaaacagtTGTTTGGGTCATTCTGTGTAAATCCATGAAAACACTGTGAAAacataagtatttatttatatatatttataacttttttttaaactagtaaTGAAGTTTATGCCGTTTTAttcagacataaaaaaaaatatttctgaaagtACAAATTTAGTTTTCAACAAGATATAAAATAGAAAttaatttggggggggggggggggggggttgatcATTGAACTGGTTTCTAAATAATTccacaaaatatataaatgctcAAATATTTTctcagctcaaaaaaaaaaaaaaaataaatatatatatatatatatatatatatatatatataatattatatatatataaatataatatataatatataatatatatatatatacatatagatataatatatatatatatatatatatataaaatataatataattatatatatatatatatatatatatatatatatatatatatatatatatatatataaacatatttaactgTTTAACTGGTAAAAAGAATTCCTGACACTGTTCAATcctaatttaaataaagaaaaaagaaataacttaattgtaaataaataaataattggttTTCTAAGCTGAAAAGATATTTCATTTCAGTTACTGGCTGGCAAACTACTGAAAAAAGTTtcttaaaagtttatttttttgttaatctaTAGAACGTCATATGACACATTTTGAAAAACAGCTACAAACGAACATTTTTGGCCGACCCAGTTAAAGTACTCGTTATTACACACTGAAGAGACTTACTGAACAGTGAACTCACTGAAGCTTAATCTGTTTAACAGGGAGCCCAGATCCTGGTGTTTCCAGAGGACGCCATCCACGGATTCAACTACAGCAGAGTGTCTATAGCTGCGTATCTGGAGACGGTGCCGGATCCTGGAGCAGTGACGTGGAGCCCATGTGCAGATCCTGACAGATTCTACAATACAGAGGCACTGCGCCTAAATCTGCTTAATATCAGTACTATATTACTGTTTTGGCAGAAGAGCATACCTTATAGTGACGTGTTGGGACAATTTGTTTTggattccattttattttaaacttaggaagaaaaaaaaaaccccactgtaAAGTAGagattcagaaaaaaaaacatgggagaATGCAAAGTTTCaagatttattatatttataatatgcaAAATGGAATAATTTAACAGAACCTCATTTCTTTTCTCAGGTCCTGCATCGTTTGAGCTGCATGGCACAGAAGAATCATCTCTTCGTGGTGGCTAACATGGCCGACTGCCAACCCTGCAACAGATCAGTCGATCCGCTGTGTCCAGCCGACGGCCGCTACCAGTTTAACACCGACGTAGTTTTTAGCGACAACGGCACCATCGTGGCCAGATACCACAAACAGAACCTGTACTTTGAGGCAGCCTTCGACACACCTCCTGAATGCGAGTATGTGACGTTCGCTACTCCGTTCGCCGGGCGCTTCGGGGTGTTCACCTGTTTTGATATATTATTCCGGGAGCCGGCTGTGACCCTGGTGAAGGACATGGGCATCAGACAGTTCGTATACCCGACAGCTTGGATGAACCAGCTCCCCCTGCTGGCTGCTGTGCAATTTCAGCGCTCATTCTCTTATTCAGCTGGCGTCACTTTGCTGGCAGCAAACATCCGCTCGGAGGCTTTGGGTATGACAGGAAGTGGGATATTTACACCCTGGGATGCACTTTATCATCACGCCACAGAGGGCGAGGCTGGGAAACTGCTGGTGCTAAGAGTGCCGGTCTTGGATCCCTTATCACTAGGGGACGCTCCAGAGAGGGCTCGATTGAAATTAGTGCCCTTCTCCGGCTTTCCCAAAGTGGATAATGGAGAGGAACCCGAGTTTAGACCGTTCCAGAGAGGAGCAGACTCAGAATTTTGCCTAAAAGAGGATTTGAGTTGTATTAAACGGTCTGCTCAGTTTACCTCCACGATGATGTACGATAACTTTACACTAGTGCCTCTACATGGCAAAGAAGGGAATCTCACAGCATGTGACGGCTCATTCTGCTGCCACTTGCTCTTCCGGAGGACAAATTCCACCCCCGAAGAAGAGCTCTATGCCCTGGGGGCATTTGATGGCCTCCATGTGGTCCATGGGACGTACTACCTAGAGGTGTGCGCCTTAGTTCGGTGCACAGGGCTCCATCAGGAAAGCTGTGGAGGAGagactgagcatgcgcataCGCTGATTGACTTTCACCTGCAAGCGGCGTTCAGTACCGAGCACGTGTACGCCGGCTTGCTGGGCAGCGGGATGACTCTGGACCGACCGGATGAATCCGGCTGGAAAAGCGGCAGGTTTTACATGAGCCGAAGAGGAATGACGAGCGGCCTGGTGACTGCAGTGCTGTACGGGAGAGTCTATGAGAAAGACAGCGAATAAAATCGCACAGCTCTTTCTTTCAGTATTGTATCAGTGTTCTGCAGTTGAGTGCCAAAGTTTGCTTGAATTttgaatggagaaaaaaaaaagaaaataggcCTCTAACTTACAATTTAAATTAATCTTCTaagaattaaaaacaataaagaggTATATcctacaaaacaacaacaaaagaagacCTGAAATGAGACGTGAAGTGAAGCAAAAGCAGGAGTCTTTTGGTTGCCACATGTGATTTGAAGACGTGGCGGGAAATATCACCACGTTTAATAAAAAAGCCAGAAGACAAATTAATTGTCAACTCCAAATCATGttaaatcccttttttttttgccattttaatAGTTTCTACTGTATTACAGCCTTTTGCTGTAACCATAAGCACGGagtctaataataaaaagagcTCAAATTGAAGATATAAAGAAGAATATTTTCCTGATTTTCCTACAAGTAATTAATTTTAAAGCGGTCTTGTTTTTTGTGTACAGGAAATGTGTTGTCTGTGGAAGATTTTTCTCTTTAGAGCAGATTAGGAGCATATTCTCAGTCTGAGTAAATAACATGGTTTATTGTGAGCAACTTCAGGGACTGCATTTGACCGGCTAACAGGAATCACATGTTCGGTGTAAAATGGGTGTCAGCACTCctaaatttaaaatatcaaatcaGTCCTTATTACAGAACTGACCATTATTGTGACCATTATTGTGGTGTGACAAAAATATTCAAGATTTATTAGTAATTATTTGAGCAACGCACTAAGTGGCCAGTCTTACCCTTTATAAAAAGGTAACatacaatcactcacacacacaagcacacacgtaatcgcaggtacacacacacacacacacacacacacacacacatctttcctCTATAACAAATGTTGCGAGTCACCAAAAACCAGCACTGAGTGTGTATAAACCCTGTCGCCTCGAGAGCTGGTCTCAAACTCGTGGGTAAGAAACGCGTCAGAATGCCCTTTTAACGATACCCCGGGGTTCGTAGAAATCCGTTCATCTTACGTTAACGAGTTACTCCGCAGCAACATGGACAGGACGTTTGCGCTTAACGTTCACAGCAGTCTGTTTTGTGCGAGTCTTGGTTAATCttagttaataataaattaaccacagctaaaaaaacaaacaaacaaacaaacaaacaaacaaaaaatactaaATCATGCTTTAAAAAGGGCAACTTGGTCCCCTTGGTTGCACGTTCATGATATCTTCTCTTACTGCCAGAGAGGATGTGTCGAGAAACTTCCACAACAGTAGTCATTATTGTTTGAGGTTACGGTTCCTGTTGCTTGGGAAATTAAatgaaggaatttttttttgaaagaacGTCGAGATAAAGAACCAAACTCGCCAAACTGGTGAGTGTAAAAACACGATCCGGATCAGGCTGTAGTGTGGACGATCTACCACGTTCGGATTTTGCTCTCACCTGCTCTCGTGTCTCTAAACGTTCCTGAGACATATAAGAAAGGGAAACCGGAGTGACCCCTGCTGCCAAAAATGGTACACTCCGTTATTTCCCAGTAGCACTATAGCTTGAAAGGGATGGACTGAGAAACGTGCCCGTACAATCTGAATTTCTAAGTGAAGTTTTGTAGTTTCTGTCATTGTATTCTGTGGCTTGAGTTTGCATGCAAAATTaattaaagtatatatatatttatttaataataatcaggTGTAGAAAATCCCAATTAAATTTGCTGCCATAATCCATTTCAAATTCagatttacattttcaaaatacTACAATCCGGAGACTTAGGAAAGACAGAAGAGGACAGGATTGACGTCCACCGTCTGAGCCAGTGATGTGGTGTGGAGGTTCACGCCGTTAGAACGTTTAAATTTAAAAACGCATGAATCTGAATTGAAATTCGTTTGAATAACGCTGTATCCCGCCACCAGAAAGTGAAACTGAGTTTGATGGTTTGCAGAAGATCAGAAACTGAACTGCACAGATTAACGTTTGACGTTCTAAGTAAAGTAGACAAAGTGTTGAAGACGCCTGGAAAACTTTGCGAACGGACTTTAACCAGCTAAATGACACCATCGATAATACTAATACGCCGACCGGTCCGAATGAATCTTATTTAAAACACGGAACATTTACGTTGTTGTATTGTcgctgtattaaaaaaaagcaggGATAAACATTATCACACTGACAGACTAAGCAGAGTTTAGATTAGGGATCTGCAAAACTCGTGAAATTCAATTAGAGCTGGAAATTCAAAATAAAGGACATGCGAGTTCAGATTTTTGCATTTGAATTCGAATCTCTTATGGCAACTCCATAGAGTAGTGTTCGGGAAAGTGAACAAGTCTGAATCGGAAATGTATTGTGCAGCAAATTTTCTGCGCCTGATTATTACGACAACCTTGCAGACGAACTTGAAGCACGGAATAAGATTTCAGTTAAACGTACTTCAACTTAGGGCGGCACGTTTCTCGTTCCGTAGGAACGACACCGCGCTAAATCCACTTTAATGTGATTCAGCGACATGGCGTTAGCGTcttcagcaatctccaggcacTCGGGGACTGAACGATCCTCAGCACTGAGACGGTCCGAAGTTCTCAGTAAGTCTCTGAATCCGAGTCGTTGAATTCTTCATCGTGAACGATGAGGCCGTCTTCACGTCCCAGGCTGTTGAAGCTGCAATAAGAAGGATGCCCCGAGCGCAGGCCGGGTAAAGGGTCGAAGGTCACAGCTTTGGAAGGGCTACAGTAGTGGTTTATGGCGCTGAAGTTGAGCCCCGGCACGGTGCCGGTACTGACCGGGGACACGGGCATCATGGTGGCCAAGATCAGCGCCAGGCAGTCGGCCACATCTTTGTTCGGTGCACACGCTAAAGCTGGTGTGTAACCTGCACGGCGAAATCGGTCAGCGTTTAGTGTTTTTAACAAGACTGGGGTTTTACACTTTATTAACAAGACTCTTAATCACCGTTTTCATCCACAGCCAGGACACTTGCTCCTTTTCCCAGCAGCTCCTGCACTACAACCGCAAGTCCGTTACGGGCAGCGACGTGCAGTGGCCTGAGGAACAGGCGGGGGGGGGGATCACAAAATATTCATCAAAATGGCAATATGTACTAGATAAAGAAATAATTAGGATGGACTATAATATGTAATGGAAAATCTTAATCAATTAGTTTGATGTTTAGGATTTTCTATATACGGTAGATCATATCACTATTCCATTTATGAAGAAATAAACggtgaaatgtatttataccacagtgctgttcacATCTCAATTCTGCTTATTTATATTATGAAGACGCACTAGGTGCATATCAATTGTTCAAACAAGTCTTCTTAAAACTGCTCGTAAATAGTGAATCATCAAAGACAGCTGGTCGACGTGTGGCAGGGGTTATAACTAGCCTCTTAGTGCAAAGCATAGCAACACAAAACTCTATTTAATCCaaaatacatcacacacacaaacaggaatATAACCGTATACAGCAACACaatataaatcattacaaaaaTGGTAAGAAGTCCATTTCTTCATTAAGTCCAGGAGACTTCGTCCCCTTAAGTTTCTGTCTATTTCCACCTGCCTGCTTATAGTTGCTATAtatttccacaacattaattataactataaatagaaaaaaaaatgcaatgtgTCATGTAATCGCCggaaaactgctgtggtatgaggaataaaacactttgggatgtggtgttataggaaaacctTGAAACCACCCCATCTTTTTCTAATAACGGCATGTCGCAAAGCGTTTTGATCCTTTTTTCTTAAACATTCTCTAGTTAAAGGTCACTAAATGTGTTTCAAAAAGTGTTTACTGAAGCTTTAATATAAAAGAAGCCATTAAGGGACCGTCTACAAAAAGTGCATAATGTGGATAACGAGCGCCAAAacgtttatataaaaatatatatatacataaataataataataaaaataatacaaaaaacagtttaaaaaaggCTGTAAGTTTCCCAAAACTGTCAGAGAATGGTTCTGGAACGAAACTTTCTTTGATGTCCAA
Coding sequences within it:
- the btd gene encoding biotinidase → MALCGLRVIILAAWFTGTHLANVAEDLFYTAAVYEHQVLLNPEPKVAVGRKAALQHMNRNLEVFEKQATSAAQQGAQILVFPEDAIHGFNYSRVSIAAYLETVPDPGAVTWSPCADPDRFYNTEVLHRLSCMAQKNHLFVVANMADCQPCNRSVDPLCPADGRYQFNTDVVFSDNGTIVARYHKQNLYFEAAFDTPPECEYVTFATPFAGRFGVFTCFDILFREPAVTLVKDMGIRQFVYPTAWMNQLPLLAAVQFQRSFSYSAGVTLLAANIRSEALGMTGSGIFTPWDALYHHATEGEAGKLLVLRVPVLDPLSLGDAPERARLKLVPFSGFPKVDNGEEPEFRPFQRGADSEFCLKEDLSCIKRSAQFTSTMMYDNFTLVPLHGKEGNLTACDGSFCCHLLFRRTNSTPEEELYALGAFDGLHVVHGTYYLEVCALVRCTGLHQESCGGETEHAHTLIDFHLQAAFSTEHVYAGLLGSGMTLDRPDESGWKSGRFYMSRRGMTSGLVTAVLYGRVYEKDSE